One stretch of Methanomassiliicoccales archaeon DNA includes these proteins:
- a CDS encoding PRC-barrel domain-containing protein, producing MLEEASELIGLQVYTPNGIFVGNVNNLVIELEKKCVDGIFISETNPLLVEDSKAINIPYRWIQAVGDVIILKYFPKRVTTKKPPVKL from the coding sequence ATGTTGGAGGAAGCTTCAGAACTCATTGGGTTGCAGGTTTATACCCCAAACGGCATCTTCGTCGGGAATGTTAACAACCTCGTCATCGAACTGGAGAAGAAATGTGTTGATGGCATTTTCATTAGCGAGACAAATCCACTACTCGTCGAGGATTCGAAGGCCATTAACATCCCTTACCGGTGGATCCAAGCTGTTGGTGACGTGATCATCCTTAAGTATTTCCCGAAAAGGGTAACGACAAAGAAACCTCCTGTGAAACTATAA
- a CDS encoding ArsR family transcriptional regulator yields MNRIKVINDPSDLVPMLRAVDTKIKREVLKEVTLEWRTSKEIEEKFGPEGKEALKFFEKMKLVETKWQSVAGSHPDKAYHTYYTSFHINASWPVYEISDVLAAAMMPEEEFQEIERKILDLVGSEGKFAGDVAEALGITSTMLKSLVKRSVRLDYRGHRIERIKD; encoded by the coding sequence ATGAACAGGATCAAGGTTATCAACGACCCCTCTGATCTAGTGCCAATGTTGAGGGCAGTTGATACCAAGATAAAACGGGAAGTACTCAAAGAAGTGACGCTTGAATGGCGCACTTCGAAGGAGATTGAAGAGAAATTTGGCCCAGAGGGTAAGGAAGCACTGAAATTCTTTGAGAAAATGAAGCTTGTCGAAACGAAGTGGCAATCAGTCGCTGGGTCTCATCCTGATAAGGCGTACCATACCTATTATACATCCTTTCATATCAACGCATCTTGGCCAGTATACGAAATCAGCGATGTCCTAGCAGCTGCTATGATGCCTGAAGAAGAATTTCAGGAGATCGAAAGGAAGATTCTGGACCTCGTAGGATCAGAGGGCAAATTCGCTGGCGACGTTGCTGAAGCCCTTGGTATCACTTCGACGATGCTGAAGAGCCTGGTAAAGCGCTCAGTCAGACTCGATTACCGTGGTCACAGGATTGAACGGATCAAAGACTGA
- the trxA gene encoding thioredoxin, translated as MDELEEIRRKKIKELMEAAERHTDSQWPSEPIVIDDVGFDGFVNRYEVAVVDCWAPWCGPCRMIAPVIDSLARELQGRVAFGKLNTDENQRIALQYRIQAIPTLLVFKNGKLVDRIVGAMPKDQIMKRIQKFM; from the coding sequence ATGGACGAATTGGAAGAAATTCGAAGAAAGAAAATCAAGGAATTGATGGAAGCTGCCGAGAGGCACACTGACTCTCAATGGCCCTCAGAGCCCATCGTGATCGACGATGTCGGTTTTGATGGTTTTGTAAATAGATACGAGGTCGCCGTCGTGGACTGCTGGGCGCCATGGTGCGGTCCGTGTCGGATGATCGCGCCTGTCATAGATAGTTTGGCTAGGGAGCTCCAAGGGCGTGTTGCCTTTGGCAAACTAAACACAGATGAAAATCAAAGAATTGCCTTGCAGTATCGAATACAGGCTATCCCAACGCTCCTCGTTTTCAAGAATGGGAAGCTCGTCGACAGAATCGTTGGCGCCATGCCAAAAGACCAGATTATGAAAAGAATTCAGAAATTCATGTAG
- a CDS encoding tRNA (cytidine(56)-2'-O)-methyltransferase, which translates to MAEIWVLRLGHRPERDKRVTTHVALTARAFGAKGIIVTTKDEKLEQGIRSVNERFGGDFEIRTGIRNWKEFVKSFDGDVVHLTMYGIHIDDALPKIRSERLLIVVGAEKVPPEMYELATFNVAVGNQPHSEVAALAVFLDRFLKGEGLRKDFKGRMKIIPCERGKRVVSDSD; encoded by the coding sequence ATGGCAGAGATTTGGGTATTGAGACTCGGTCATCGCCCAGAGAGAGATAAGAGGGTGACGACCCATGTAGCTCTAACAGCGCGAGCTTTCGGTGCGAAGGGAATTATCGTCACGACGAAGGATGAGAAATTAGAGCAGGGGATCCGAAGCGTTAATGAGCGGTTCGGCGGGGACTTCGAGATAAGGACAGGAATCAGAAACTGGAAAGAATTTGTAAAGAGTTTTGACGGGGATGTCGTCCATCTGACGATGTACGGCATACATATCGACGATGCACTCCCGAAGATAAGGTCTGAGCGATTGCTCATAGTCGTCGGTGCAGAAAAGGTACCGCCGGAGATGTATGAGCTCGCAACTTTCAACGTCGCTGTAGGAAATCAGCCGCATTCTGAAGTAGCGGCCCTAGCAGTATTCCTTGATAGGTTTCTTAAGGGCGAGGGGCTCAGAAAAGACTTCAAAGGGCGGATGAAAATCATCCCGTGCGAGAGGGGGAAGAGGGTTGTCAGCGATTCCGACTGA
- a CDS encoding gamma carbonic anhydrase family protein: MAINIKGKVFIDPTAVIIGNVSIEEGVSIWPYAVLRGDLNSITVGEGSNIQEHVTIHGDEDFPNVIGKNVSIGHGAVIHGATIGDYCIIGMHSTILNGAIVGDECIIGAGALITAGTKIPPRSIVVGVPGKIVKQDDPGIRDRAARNAEEYHKLRDLYLAGEYTRYTTR, encoded by the coding sequence ATGGCAATCAATATCAAAGGGAAAGTTTTCATCGATCCCACGGCTGTCATCATAGGCAATGTCAGTATAGAGGAAGGGGTCAGTATCTGGCCCTATGCTGTTTTAAGGGGAGATTTGAATTCGATAACGGTTGGTGAAGGTTCGAATATCCAGGAGCACGTAACCATTCACGGCGATGAAGATTTTCCGAATGTCATAGGGAAAAACGTATCGATTGGTCACGGTGCCGTGATTCATGGTGCAACGATCGGCGATTACTGTATCATCGGTATGCACTCAACGATTCTGAACGGGGCGATCGTTGGCGATGAGTGCATCATTGGTGCTGGTGCATTGATCACAGCGGGGACGAAGATACCGCCGAGATCGATTGTCGTCGGTGTCCCAGGAAAAATCGTCAAACAAGATGATCCGGGTATCCGAGATCGTGCTGCTCGAAATGCTGAAGAATATCACAAACTCAGGGATCTGTACCTTGCTGGAGAATATACTCGCTACACGACCCGCTGA
- a CDS encoding HDIG domain-containing protein, translating into MSAIPTEGECLRILIEEGANRSIVEHCCIVKEVAKRIGECCGADIRLVIAGALLHDIGRTRTHGLDHVIEGMKIAMERNLPVEVVRIIQRHLGAGLTEKEAELLGFPPGNYMPETLEEKIVTHADNLVDENGVRSVWDASADFERRGFLDAAKRMKMMHEELSRLCDRDIDELLFPLKRRVKFSGSCSEYILQQGTDP; encoded by the coding sequence TTGTCAGCGATTCCGACTGAAGGGGAATGTCTTCGGATTCTCATCGAAGAAGGAGCGAATCGCAGTATTGTCGAACACTGCTGCATTGTCAAAGAGGTAGCTAAAAGGATCGGAGAGTGTTGCGGTGCTGACATTAGGCTTGTAATCGCCGGTGCGCTCCTTCACGATATCGGAAGGACGCGGACGCATGGCCTTGACCATGTGATCGAAGGTATGAAAATCGCGATGGAAAGGAATTTGCCTGTTGAGGTCGTGAGAATCATTCAGAGACATCTTGGCGCGGGGTTGACGGAGAAAGAAGCGGAGCTACTCGGTTTCCCGCCGGGTAACTACATGCCAGAGACACTCGAGGAAAAGATCGTTACACACGCTGACAATCTCGTTGATGAAAACGGTGTGAGATCGGTCTGGGACGCTTCTGCGGATTTTGAGAGGCGTGGTTTCCTCGATGCCGCTAAGAGAATGAAGATGATGCACGAAGAACTGTCCCGATTATGCGACAGGGATATCGACGAACTGCTTTTTCCTCTCAAGAGACGTGTGAAGTTCAGCGGGTCGTGTAGCGAGTATATTCTCCAGCAAGGTACAGATCCCTGA